GGTAACAAACTTTAAAAGGGAGATTTGCGTTGAAATCTGAAGTTGGATTTATACCGAATGCCAAAATTAATTTCCGAAATGGGGAAAAGAAACAGAATGAATGAAGGAAATAAATTTGAGGAAAATGGAGACTGAAAAGTCATGGCTTTGGGGACAAGAAAATTCATTAGTCGTTGGCTGCAGGGTGCTTTTGATTTGAGGCGGCGTTGTCGCCCTGGTCGCTATCTACTGATAGCGCCTGCGGGCTCCGCCTTGCCTCAAACCAAAATCCCTCCTGCCATTCGGAAATTTCTTTCGGCATTCGGTATAGAATTCAGCCGGTTCGTGGATTGCCTCGGGTTTAAGGAAACCGTTTGGGCAACTTATTCTAATGGATTCTCATCTTCAGCGTGCAAGCCATGAGACCTGAGATTACGAAACAGATTACTTTGTCGGGGCAGGTTTGGCGGCAGGGGTGGGATCGGAAGATCCCGACTCAGACAGGAATTTTTCCAAAATACCAACATACCCGTCAAGCACCTCACTGGTATCCGGATCGCCGCCGAGATCCTTCTTGGCCGCTTGAATCTGGGCAATCGAGCTTCTGGCTTGGGTCCGTATGTCGTTCACTGAAAGTTTGCCATTCATGAGCCCCCCGACCATTTCGTTGAACATCTTGGTGACTTCCGGGCTTGAGCTTCCCATTAACTGTTTTTGGAGATCGTCGACTGTATTTTTGTCTACACCTCCTTGAGCCTTTAATTGCTTTACGATGCCAGCAGCAGAGGAAGCATTTGAATTGGAGGCAGAGAGCGTCGGAACTCCTAAAACACTTGGTGGTGTTGCTGCCAAGGCGTTCGGTGTGGCAGGTTGCACGGTTGCCGATCTAGCCTGGGCAGGTAAAGCGAGCGGGCGCAAAGTTATGTTGGCGACCTTATCACGGGGGATTTTGACCAGTCCTTGAATTTCGCTTTGAAATTGTAAGTTGCTGGTGGTCATTGAGATAACGGTGCCAGAATAATGGTCTCCATTGGTGAGCTGCAAGACATCAGCCGTTGCGGGCAATGCGAGCAGTGTAATGGAAGCAAATACGGTGCAGCTCGTGAGAATTTTAAAAGTCCGGAAGTGCATAGTTACCTCGTTTTGGTTTTACCAACTTATCTGAAGAAAGCCTGCCAGAAGCTGATAAAAAAGCAATCCTCCACTTACTCAAAAAAATGTGCTGTCCAAATAAGCTATAATTTGGGCAGCACACTATTTACCACTAACACTAACATCCCCAACAACAACCTCGATCCTGGCGGGTTGTTGTTCCCCACTTACCCACGACGCGGATTAGGCGTCGAAAACCTTCTCAACTTCGCCGACTTTGCGCTGAGCCTTGCCGGCATATTTTTCGGCCTTGCCTCTGCCTTCCAAATTCCGGTCCTTCATTGCCCGGCCAGCAACCTCTTTGACTTTGCCTTTGGCTTCCCTGGCGCTGCCTTTGACTCGGTCTTTGATATTCTCTTTGGTTTTCATAATTAACTTGATGCGTAAAAGAACATTCCACATTAAATACGGCGTGATATGGGGTGAACTACTCTTTTAAATGCTTGAACATGATGCGTTCCCGGGTTGTCAGAGCCGCCGATTCTTCAGCAAAGAGCCCGGCATCAAGCCAGAGAAATTTTTGGCATTTGAATGATTATATGCGAGAATTGTCCCTTTCTGGCAACCATCGCTGAATAGTTGATGGTTAAAAAGACCGTCAGCTTATGAAGCTGGATGCGTCGGGCGGTGCTGAGCAGCCGTTCCTGGGGCCCGTCAACCCGGTATTAAGAGCTTAATATCTTGTTTGACTAGAAGGGAATCTATTGAGACACTGGGGGGCTGTTATTGTCTCTTAATTGAGAAATCGATCTAATATGGTGAAAACGAAAATAAAGAAGTCTGGATCCAAGCCTGCCGAAGTGAAAGGCGCGCGTAAACGTACCAACCGCCCGCACACCTCTGCTGCCGATGATACGAAGAAGGATCGGAAGGCTACGGAAGCCAACTCTGCGAATGGCAACGGCGCTTCCAAGACTGCTGTGACCGCTGATGGTGCTGAAGGTCACCTGAATACTGGTTCCATTACGACCAAGGCTGGAGTGGACCTGACAGAGAAGGTCAAGGAATTGGTTCTGCTCGCCAAGGAGCAAGGTCACCTGACCTACGACGACATCAACGATGCCCTGCCTGATACGGTCGTCACGCCGGATGATCTCGACCAGGTTTATACGAAGCTGAACAATCTCGAAATCGAGATTGTTGATGCCGCCGAAGTGGATCGCGTTAAACAGCCGGAGGCTGAAGAGCAGGAAGATGAGAAGGGGCGCCTCGATATTTTGGATGACCCCGTTCGCATGTATCTGCGTCAGATGGGCAAAGTTCCCTTGCTGACCCGCGAACAGGAAGTGGCCATTTGCAAGCGCATTGAAGAAGCCGAAAACGAACAGCGCCGGATTATTTACAGCTTCGGTTTCGCCGCCAAGGAACACATTGCCCTGGCTGAAAAGTTGATTTCTGAACCGCCCAAGGAACGTTTCGACCGCGTCATCGTTGATAAGAAGATCGATAGCCGTGATCGCCACCTGAAGGCGCTCCGTCAACTCGTTAAAAAGGTTCGCGAAATGGACCAGGAAGTCGACGAGAAGTATGCTGAATGGCGCGAGGCAAAGGTTTCTGCCAAGGACAAGGTGTTCGCGGAATTCAAGAAGCTGGATAAGAAACTGCAAGACACTTTCCCCAAGTTTTATTACAAGCAGAAGGTCATCGAGGAAATGATCCTCGTGGCGCAAAACATCCATGACAAGATCCAGGCCAGCCTTCGCACGACGGTGGATTTGGAGAAGGCCCGGAAGTCTGACCAGCAGCAGGCGATTCTAAAATCGGAGTGGCAGAAGATTAATGCGCTCGAAGAATTCGCCCGGATGCCGAATAACGAATATCTCAAGAATTTCGAAGCGCTGAACCAGTATGCCGCCAAGGCGCATCAAGCCAAGACTGAGATGGCGGAAGCCAATTTGCGTCTGGTGATCTCCATCGGCAAGAAATATACCAATCGTGGTCTCGCATTCCTGGACATCATTCAGGAAGGCAACATGGGCTTGATGAAGGGTGTTGAGAAGTTCGAATACCGCCGCGGTTACAAATTCTCGACTTATGCCACTTGGTGGATTCGCCAGGCCATCACTCGCGCGATTGCTGATCAGGCCCGCACGATCCGCATCCCGGTGCACATGATCGAAATCATCGGCAAGTTGATGCGCGCACAGAAGCAGTTGCTGCAGGAGTTTGGCCGTGAAGCCACGCCTGAGGAAATTGCGGATGAAATGCAGATTTCCGTTGAGCGTGTGAAGTCGATTCTCAAGATGGCGCAGCAGCCCATCTCGATGCAGGCCAGTGTTGGCGACAGCGATGATGCGACCTTCGGTGATTTCATCGAAGACAAGTCTGCGGAGAATCCTTCTGATATGACCAGCTACAGCCTGTTGAAAGACAAGCTGAATGATGTGCTGGCGACCTTGACTGAACGCGAACGTCGCATCGTAGAATTGCGTTTCGGTTTGGTGGATGGTTATGCCCGCACTTTGGAAGAAGTGGGCAAGCAGTATAAGGTGACCCGCGAACGTATTCGCCAAATCGAGGCGAAGGCATTGCGCAAACTGCGTCACCCGACACGTGTCCGCCACCTCAAGGGCTTCCTTGAAATGGAAGAAGCGGCGTAAGCTGTTTAACAACGATTACAAAACGGAGCAGGCGAAAGCTTGCTCCGTTTTTTGTTGCATTGAAGAGGATTTTTACAATCCAAAGCTGGATTGCGAATCCTTCCGTCTCGAAAACGAGGGTTAAAGCAACTTGCTGAAGAAGCGATGCCAGCGAGGGGAGTAGTGGGCTTGATGATTCAAAGAAATGACTACGGCACTGGCGCGGCCAACGATTGCTTTGCGACTAACACAACCATAAAAGCGTGAGTCGAAGCTGTTGTCGCGATTGTCACCCATCATAAAATATTGCCCTTCAAGAATGGTGATTGGGCCAAAGTTTGGAGCGCCAGAAAGTCCGAAAGTGCTCATTACAGCGTGGGATTTATCCTGGACGGTTTCCCGGGCAAAGCTGTGAGCTGGTTGTTCAGTGGCGGGAATTTCATCAATCACCTTTTGATCGAGCCCGTCGTAATTCGCTTCCTTGTCATTCACGAAGAGCTTGTTTTTTTTCAGTTCAATTTTGTCTCCGGGCACACCGATGACGCGCTTCACCAGGCGGATTCCGTCAGCAGGGGAGAAAAAAACAACAATTTCGCCGCGTTTCGGATTGTCCCACTGGACCATGTGCCAACTGGTGAAAGGGAACTTTAAATCGTAGGCCAGCTTATTCACGAACACCCGGTCCCCTTCGATGATGGTAGGTTTCATGGAACCGGTCGGAACGTCGTTCCAATCGGCGATGGCCGACCGAAATGCGAATAGCACTATCACCATGATGAGCAGCGGTTTTGCCTCTTTCCGCCAGAATTTTACGACCTTTTCCCTCATTGCAGTCTTATCCATGGGGTCTTGGATACAAGGGGTGCGCTTCGCGTTCAATGAAATACGGCAGACCGGCTTTGGCTTGATGCCGTGGTCGTCCAAATAAAACTTGGCTTATGGCCGCTGGTTATCGGTATAGACGCAACTTTAGCCGCCATTTTGCCTGTTCAACCTGGCGGCAATGTTCGTAGTGAAACGGGTTGGCAGCGCCTTG
This DNA window, taken from Pedosphaera parvula Ellin514, encodes the following:
- the lepB gene encoding signal peptidase I — protein: MDKTAMREKVVKFWRKEAKPLLIMVIVLFAFRSAIADWNDVPTGSMKPTIIEGDRVFVNKLAYDLKFPFTSWHMVQWDNPKRGEIVVFFSPADGIRLVKRVIGVPGDKIELKKNKLFVNDKEANYDGLDQKVIDEIPATEQPAHSFARETVQDKSHAVMSTFGLSGAPNFGPITILEGQYFMMGDNRDNSFDSRFYGCVSRKAIVGRASAVVISLNHQAHYSPRWHRFFSKLL
- the rpoD gene encoding RNA polymerase sigma factor RpoD, which encodes MVKTKIKKSGSKPAEVKGARKRTNRPHTSAADDTKKDRKATEANSANGNGASKTAVTADGAEGHLNTGSITTKAGVDLTEKVKELVLLAKEQGHLTYDDINDALPDTVVTPDDLDQVYTKLNNLEIEIVDAAEVDRVKQPEAEEQEDEKGRLDILDDPVRMYLRQMGKVPLLTREQEVAICKRIEEAENEQRRIIYSFGFAAKEHIALAEKLISEPPKERFDRVIVDKKIDSRDRHLKALRQLVKKVREMDQEVDEKYAEWREAKVSAKDKVFAEFKKLDKKLQDTFPKFYYKQKVIEEMILVAQNIHDKIQASLRTTVDLEKARKSDQQQAILKSEWQKINALEEFARMPNNEYLKNFEALNQYAAKAHQAKTEMAEANLRLVISIGKKYTNRGLAFLDIIQEGNMGLMKGVEKFEYRRGYKFSTYATWWIRQAITRAIADQARTIRIPVHMIEIIGKLMRAQKQLLQEFGREATPEEIADEMQISVERVKSILKMAQQPISMQASVGDSDDATFGDFIEDKSAENPSDMTSYSLLKDKLNDVLATLTERERRIVELRFGLVDGYARTLEEVGKQYKVTRERIRQIEAKALRKLRHPTRVRHLKGFLEMEEAA
- a CDS encoding CsbD family protein, translating into MKTKENIKDRVKGSAREAKGKVKEVAGRAMKDRNLEGRGKAEKYAGKAQRKVGEVEKVFDA